One Microcebus murinus isolate Inina chromosome 10, M.murinus_Inina_mat1.0, whole genome shotgun sequence DNA segment encodes these proteins:
- the NUP50 gene encoding nuclear pore complex protein Nup50 codes for MAKRIAEKELTDRNWDQEDEAEEVGTFSVASEEVLKNRAIKKAKRRNVGFESDSGGAFKGFKGLVVPSGGGGFSGFGSSTGGKPLEGLSNGNSTAITPPFTSARVATETKAAFGSMAANGPTTLVDKKISNPKTNGDSQQPSSSGFASSKAYASNTYNKQLAALNCSVRDWIVKHVNANPLCDLTPIFKDYEKYLANIEQQHGNSVSNNSQSEADKTLVETQSPSLCGSTKLQQESSFLFSGNKTEDTSEKKTEVVSEKKMDPSLGATSASFNFGKKIDSSVLGSLSSGPVAGFSFSSGNSSLFGKDTTQSNPVSSPLSTKTLESQAEGGSNECKGGDEEENEEPPKVVVTEVKEEDAFYSKKCKLFYKKDNEFKEKGVGTLHLKPTANQKTQLLVRADTNLGNILLNVLIPPNMPCTRTGKNNVLIVCVPNPPVDEKNATTPVTMLIRVKTSEDADELHKILLEKKDA; via the exons ATGGCCAAAAGAATTGCCGAAAAGGAATTGACAGACAGGAACTGGGATCAAGAAGATGAAGCTGAAGAG GTGGGAACATTCTCAGTGGCCAGTGAGGAAGTCCTGAAGAATAGAGCCATAAAGAAAGCAAAGCGTAGAAATGTTGGATTTGAA tCTGATAGCGGAGGAGCCTTTAAAGGTTTTAAAGGTTTGGTTGTACCTTCTGGAGGAGGAGGGTTTTCTGGATTTGGTAGTAGCACTGGAGGGAAGCCTCTAGAAGGACTGTCAAATGGAAACAGCACAGCTATCACCCCTCCCTTCACCAGTGCACGGGTGGCAACAGAGACCAAGGCAGCCTTCG GTTCTATGGCTGCAAATGGCCCCACCACCTTGGTTGATAAAAAGATTTCAAATCCCAAAACTAATGGTGACAGTCAGCAGCCTTCCTCCTCTGGCTTTGCTTCTAGCAAAGCCTACGCCAGCAACACCTATAACAAGCAGTTGGCTGCCTTGAACTGCTCTGTCCGGGACTGGATAGTGAAGCACGTGAATGCAAACCCACTCTGTGACCTGACACCCATCTTTAAAGACTATGAGAAATACTTAGCAAACATTGAACAGCAGCACGGAAACAGTGTCAGTAATAATTCTCAAAGCGAAGCTGACAAGACGTTGGTTGAAACACAGTCTCCTTCCCTATGTGGTTCAACAAAATTACAGCAAGAGTCATCATTTTTGTTCTCTGGCAACAAAACCGAAGATACATCTGAAAAGAAGACTGAGGTTGtgtctgaaaagaaaatggaCCCGTCACTAGGAGCAACAAGTGCCTCGTTTAATTTTGGCAAGAAAATTGATAGCTCTGTTTTGGGCTCACTAAGCTCTGGCCCTGTGGctggattttcattttcctctggaaACTCCAGTTTATTTGGCAAAGATACTACCCAGAGTAATCCAGTTTCTTCACCACTTTCCACTAAAACACTGGAGAGCCAAGCAGAAGGTGGCAGTAATGAATGCAAAG GTGGAGATGAAGAAGAGAATGAGGAACCACCCAAAGTAGTAGTTACTGAAGTAAAAGAAGAGGATGCTTTTTACTCCAAAAA GTGTAAACTATTTTACAAGAAAGACAATGAATTTAAAGAGAAAGGTGTAGGTACTCTGCATTTAAAACCTACAGCAAACCAGAAGACACAGCTTTTGGTACGGGCGGACACCAATTTAG GCAACATATTGCTGAATGTTCTGATTCCACCCAATATGCCATGTACCCGAACAGGGAAAAATAACGTACTTATTGTCTGTGTTCCAAATCCAcctgttgatgagaagaatgccaCTACCCCAGTTACCATGTTAATTCGGGTAAAAACTAGCGAGGATGCAGATGAGTTGCACAAAATTTTACTGGAGAAAAAAGATGCCTGA